The nucleotide window GATTTTTGTGATGAAAAATAAAGAGGAAGTGTTATTAGATGGAGAATTGAAAAAAGTAGCTTTAAGCACATTTTTATTTGCCATCCTTTTTGGATTAGGACAAGTTTTGTAAATTTAAGCAAAAACGAGTTTATGAAAACATTTTTTAAATTAATAGTCTTATTTATTTTTATTGTTGGTTGTAAGGATAACGAAAAAATAAGCTATGGTTATTCGGAAATTGCTTTTGATGAAGATTATTCTGTACAAGGAAATCTTTTAAAAGAAGAAAAAAATCATTCTGAAACTCCTTCAAAGGAGCGGAAATTAATTAAAAATGGTTCTATTGAATTTGAAGTAGTTTATTTGAAAAAAACTAGAGCTAAAATTCTTCAAGCTGTTAAAAAGTATAACGGATATGTTTCAACGGATAATGAATATAATTCATCTGATAGAAAAAGTACAGTAATAAATATAAGGGTTCCAGCCAGTAATTTTGATATTTTACTAAAAGATATTTCTGAAGGAATTGAGAGTTTTGATCAAAAAAATATTAGAATTAAAGATGTTACAGAACAATTTTTAGATGTAGAAGCTCGATTAAAAAACAAAAAAGAGTTAGAGAAAAGATATTTAGAAATTCTTAAAAAGGCTAAAAGCGTAAAAGAAATTTTAGAAGTAGAAAAAGAAATAGGTAAATTAAGAGAAGATATTGAAGTTGCTGAAGGAAAACTAAAATATTTACAAAACCAAGTATCATTCTCTACATTAAATATCACTTTTTATAAAACAATTTCTAGTCAAACTAATTTTGGTAAAAATATTTCTGAAGCTTTTAAAAATGGTTTTAAAAATTTAAAAACATTTTTAATTTTTATAATTAATATTTGGCCATTCATATTATTAATATCTCTAGTTTTTTATTTGTTTAAAAGATGGAGAAATAAAAGAAAAAAATAAAAAAATGAATATTACTTTTTACGGACATGCTTGTTTTGGTATAGAAATAAATGGAACCAATTTACTTGTTGATCCATTCATAACAGGAAACTCTCAAGCAACTCATATAGATATTGAAACAATAAAAGCTGATTATATTTTACTAACACACGCACATCAAGATCATGTATTAGATGTTGAGTTGATAGCTGAAAAAACGGATGCTACTATTGTTTCTAATTATGAAATAGTAATGTATTATAATGCAAAGAATTTAAAAGGGCATCCTGTAAACCATGGAGGTACATTTAAAACTGATAAATTTTCTGCTAAATATGTAAATGCAATACATACTTCATCTTTTGCTGATGGAACTTATGGAGGTCAACCAGGAGGTTTTGTAATTAGTTCAGGGAATAAATCTTTATACATTGCAGGAGACACAGCAGTAACAATGGATATGAAATTAATACCGATGACTACAAAATTAACAGCTTCTATTTTTCCAATAGGTGATAATTTTACAATGGGAGTTGAAGATGCAATTATAGCATGTGATTTAGTAGAATGTAATAAAGTTATTGGATGTCATTTTAATACATTTCCTCCAATAGAAATAAATACAGAAGATGCTAAAAAACAATTTTCAATTAAAGACAAAGAATTAACCTTGTTAGCAATAGGTGAATCTATAACAATATAAATTTATAAATAGTACTATCATGAAAACAGTAAAAATTATTTTAGGAATTATCATAACATTGTCTATTGCTTTTTTTGCTACAGGGTTAATAATTAAAGAATTAAATTATGAATCTAAAGTAACTATTAATAAACCAGTAGAAGAAGTTTTTGCTATTTTTAATAATGATGAAAATTTATCAAAATGGATTCCTGAAATTAAATCTATTAAAGAAATCAATAAAGTTGATGGAATGGTAGGTAGTACCTACGCAGTTACAGTGATAAGTCAAGGGCAAGAAATGACTCTAGAAGAAAAGGTGTTAGCATATGAACCGAATAAAAAAGTAAAGTTAATGTTCAATGGAGGAGGAATGCTTAAAACAGACGACTATATATTTGAAAGTAATGGAGGTAATACTATAATTAAGCTAAAGGCAAACTGTAAAAGTACAGGGTTTATTTTAGGATGTATGTTACCATTTGTGAAAGGGAAGTTACAGGAACAAGACCAACAATATCTTACTAATTTTAAAGAGTTTGTAGAAAAAAACTAATGATAAAAGCAAACTATAAACAGTACCTGTTAAATTTTAAACAAGCAAGTGGAACTTCACGAGGTGTTTTAAGAACTAAAGAAACGTGGTTTATAATTCTTGAAGAAGAGGGAAAGAAAGGCTATGGAGAGTGTGGTTTGTTTAGAGGGTTGAGTATAGATGACACTCTTGATTATGAACAAAAATTAAAGTGGGCATGTTCAAACATTAATTTAGGGGTAGAAAAACTCTTAAGTAGCTTAATTGAATACCCGTCTATTCAATTTGGACTTGAACAAGCATTTCTATCATTAAATAGTTCTAACCCTTTTGAATTATTTCCATCAAATTTCACTGAAGGGAAAAGTGAAATTTCTATTAACGGTTTAATTTGGATGGGAGACAAAACATTTATGCAACAACAAATTAAAGATAAGTTGCAACAAGGGTTTACTACTATAAAAATGAAAATAGGGGCAATAGATTTTGAAACAGAAATCGCATTGTTAAAATCGATAAGAAAAGAGTTTTCTCCTAATGAAATAGAGCTACGTGTTGATGCTAATGGGGCGTTTAAACCTGAAAATGCATTAGATAAATTGCAAAGATTATCTGAATTAAAAATGCATTCTATTGAACAACCTATTAAACAAGGACAATGGCAAGAAATGGCTAACTTATGTAAAAAAACACCTTTGCCAATTGCTCTAGATGAAGAATTAATTGGCGTTTTTTCAGAAGAAAAAAAGCAAAAATGTATTGAAACTATACAACCACAATACATTATCTTAAAACCAAGTTTGGTAGGTGGTATAAAAGGTAGTAATGAATGGATTAAGATAGCAGAAAAATACAACGCTGGTAACTGGATAACAAGTGCGTTAGAAAGTAATATAGGGTTGAATGCTATAGCTCAATGGACGTTTACATTAAATAATCCATTACCCCAAGGATTAGGAACTGGAAGTTTATTTACGAACAATTTTGAGAGTCCTTTAGAAGTGAAAAATGGAAGTTTACAATATGTTACTAACAAAAAATGGAATTTTAAAATATAGAATATGAATTTTATACAGCAGGCATATAAAGGAGAAAATAAATGGTATTTGTATATACTTGTTATTTTTATTGTTTTTTTTGGTTGGCAATTTTTAGGTGTAATGCCTTTAGCGTTAACAGCAATTCTCCATTCAGCTGATGTTGCTGAATTTACCCAAGCAGCTAATGATAATTTTATGACATTAGATATAAATAAAAACTTGTTTTTATTTATGATGATAGTAATGTTTGCTTTGGGATTACTTTTTTTGTTTATAGGAATCAAGTTTGTTCATAAAAGACCTGTAAAAACAATAGTAACAAGTAGAAACAAAATTGATTGGAAACGTTTTTGGTTTGGTTTTTTTACTTGGGGAATTATTTCATCATTAGTAATTGGAGTTGGTATTTTATTAGAACCAGAGAGTTATGTATGGAATTTTAATGCCGTACCTTTTTTTACTTTAGTAGCTATATCCTTTTTGTTTTTACCAATACAAACTAGTTTTGAAGAACTTCTTTTTAGAGGTTATTTTATGCAGGCTTTAGGAATTTTAGTAAAAAATAGATGGCTTCCTTTACTTATAACATCAGTAGCCTTTGGTTTATTACATGGGGCTAACCCTGAAGTTGAAAAATTAGGGGCTGTTTCTATGGTGTTTTATATTGGAACTGGGTTGTTTTTTGGAATAACAACATTAATGGACGAAGGAACTGAGTTGGCTTTAGGGCTACATGCCATTAATAATATCGTAGCAGCATTTTTTGTAACGACAGATTGGACAGTTTTTCAAACAAATGCATTATTTATAGATACCTCTGAGCCTTCAGTTGGATTGGAGATGTTTCTTCCAGTATTTGTTTTGTATCCTTTAATGTTAATATTCTTTTCTAAAAAATATGGATGGAATAACTGGAAAGATAAACTTGTAGGAAAGATAAGTGCTCCAGCAGGTGATGAAGTATTAGAAGACATAGGCAAAGTAAATTAATATGAATATTGATTTTCAGTTAAATAGTCGAAGTTTTACAGATGTGGAGGAATTATTAGAGTATTCTAAAAGTTTATCTGTTGATAGTTATCATTTTTTCTCTAATTGGTTTAATGATGAAGATTTTATTGTAGTACAAACTTCTGGATCAACAGGTACTCCTAAATCTATACAATTAAAGAAAGAGCACATGCGTAATTCAGCTATAGCTACTGGAACTTTTTTTAATTTAAAAGAAAAAACTACAGCGCTTTTATGCATGTCTACTAACTATATAGCAGGAAAAATGATGTTGGTAAGAGCATTAACTTTAGGTTGGCATATTGATGTGGTTGAACCAAAATCTAATCCACTTGATGGTATTGATAAAGTTTATGATTTTTCTGCAATGGTACCTTTACAGTTACAGGCATCTTTGAATGAAATATATAGAGTGAAGAAATTAATAGTTGGTGGTGGTGTAGTTTCAACTGATTTAGTAGAAAAAATACAAGGAATCTCTACAGAGGTTTTTGCTACTTATGGTATGACTGAAACTATCACGCATATTGCTGTTAAAAAGTTAAATAATTTTTCTTCATCGAAAAATAGACCTGAACAATCTTTTTATAAAACATTACCTAATGTACTTGTACAAAAAGATGAAAGGCAATGTTTAGTAATTAAAGCATCCAAAGTATCAGAAGAAATAATAATAACGAATGATGTTATAAAATTAATATCTGAAACTGAATTTGAATGGTTAGGACGGTATGATAATGTTATTAATTCTGGAGGAGTAAAATTACATCCTGAAGTAATAGAAGAAAAACTTTCGAATATTTTATCACAGCGTTTTTTTGTAGCTGGAGTTTCAGATACTGTTTTAGGAGAAAAGTTAATTTTAATTGTTGAGGGGAAGAAATGTAGGTTAGATTTAGATAAAAACATTTTATTATCTAAATATGAGTACCCAAAAGAAGTGTATTTTATTTCTGAATTTATAGAAACAGAAACAAAAAAAATCCAACGTAAAAAAACATTGGATTTACTATTTTAAGGATAAGTTTTTTACTTTTTTATGAAAGGATAATCAGTATAGCCTCTTGTGTCTCCACCGCCAAATAATGTGTGATTATCAATCATTTCGTTCATTTTTAAATTCATTTCAACTCTTTTTGGGTAATCAGGATTGGTTAAAAATCTTCTACCAAAACCAACTAAATCAACTAAGTTTTCTTTTAATAACTCATCAGCTTCTTCTGGAGTTTTATTTCCAGTAGCTATAATAGTTTTACTAAATATATTTCTTAATTCTTTTCTAAAGTTGATTGGAATTTGAGGAGCATCATCCCAATCAGCTTCACATAAATGAATATAAGTTATACCTATTTTTTCTAGCTTTTTAGCAGCTAACATTATTATTTCTAAAATCTCCGGATCATTCATATCTTTAAAACTTATAAAAGGTGATAAGCGAACACCAGTTTTATCAGTTCCAATTTCATTTACCACTGCGTGAGTTATTTCACTTAAAATACGAATCCTATTTTCTTTACTTCCCCCATATTTATCTTTTCTAATGTTAGAGTTACTTCTTAAAAATTGGTCTATTAAATACCCATTAGCTCCATGGATTTCAACACCGTCAAATCCAGCATCTATAGCATTTTTAGCAGCTATTTTAAACTCTTCAATAACTTGTTTAATATCATTTGGGTTCATTTCTTTTGGTTCTTCAACAGGAATAAAAGTTGCGTCACCATTAGGAGCACCATCAAAAATGTAGACATTGGTTTCTTTGGCTATTTTTGAAGATGGGCCAATAGGTTGTAATCCATTTACTCTTGAACTTGATACTCTACCTACATGCCATAATTGTAAAAATATTTTACTTCCTTTTTTGTGTACTTCTTCAGTAATTAATTTCCATCCTTTAATTTGTTCAGGGGTATAAATCCCTGGAGTTTTAGCATATCCCTTTGCTTGTAAGGAAATTTGAGTAGCTTCAGTAATAATAATACCAGCAGAAGTTCGCTGTCCATAATAAGTAGCCATTAATTTATTAGGAATGTCACCAGGTTGGGCAGCTCTTGAACGAGTCATAGGTGCCATTAAAAAACGATTTTTTAATGAGATTCCATTCATATTATATGGTGTAAATAAAGTAGTTTTCATTTTTGTATTAGGATTTGTTAGTACAAAGTTATGTCGTGTAATTAGTGGTATTGATGTATAAATTCATTATATATTTGTATAAATATGTGAATAGCTTATGGCAACAAGATTTAATCTAGAAAAATCATTAGATGTACTAGAGTTTACTTCAATTAATGAGTGGGGACATCCTAAGCATAAACATAATTTTTTTGAGCTTACCTTTATTTTAAAGGGAAAAGGGAAACATGTACTAAATGAAAGTATAATTAATTATAAAGAAGGAGATTTGTTTTTTTTAACACCTAAAGATGAGCACGAGTTTTTAATTTCTGAAACGACTAAATTTGGAATTATAAAGTTTACTGAGCAACTATTTATTGAAAAAACAGAATTCTTTTCTAATACTAGTTGGAAGAATCGAGTTGAGAGTGTAATTTTTCATACCAATACAATTACTGGAAATATTGTAAAAAATGATGTTGATAGAAAACAATTGTTTGCTTTATATGAACTAATTAAAACAGAAATAAAAAATACGTCTGTTTATAGTAGAAATGTATTACTTGAATTATTTGGTGCTTTACTTATTATTGTTTCAAGGAATATAAAGGCAAGCTTTGATTTATCTGATAACATAATCCTTTCAAAGAAAGAAAGAATAGAAAATATATTAAGTTACATACGTCAAAACATACTTGATAAAGAAAAAATTAAAATAAAAACAATAGCAAAAGAGTTTAATATGTCTCCTAATTATGTAAGTGTATTTATAAAAAAAGAAGCTGGTATTTCCATTCAGAACTATGTAACGAATTCGAAGATGAAAATAGCTGAGCGTTTATTAAAACAAACAAACTTAAATATGTCAGAAATAGCAGAAAAAATAGGGTTTGTTGATTCGAGTCATTTTAATAAAACTTTTAAAAAATATTTTGGTAAAAACCCTAGTGAGTATAATTAATTAAAGTTTTAAAAAACTTCAAAACGATATTCATTTTCATAGGTTTTATTTACAGAAAGTTCTTGAATTCCCTCTTTAGTTGAATAAACTTGATCTGTATTTTCATTATCCGCAATACCCATCCATGGTTCAAAACAAATGAAAGGAGTGTTTGTTTTTTTTGTCCAGAAGGCTAAATATCTCCAATTAGGAATATGTAAATGTATTCCATGATTATGTTTTTTAGACTTTAAAGAAACCTTTTTTGATTCAATTCCTTCAAACATTAAAGCATCATTTTTGAATAAATCATAAGATAGATCTATTTGTTGTTCAAGATTTATTGTTTTAGAAATATTATTTCTGAATCCAGTTTGTGGGTTTAAAAACAATTGGGTAGGTTTCTCTGCTTTTTCAAATTCAAGGTAATAATCGTTAAAAGAAGTTCCTTTAACAAGAGGACAATTAAAAGCTGGATGTGCGCCAATAGAAAAAAATATTGTTGTATCGTCAACATTAATGACTTTGTAATTAACTAACACTTGATTTTTTTTCAATTCATAACTAACTTGTAGGGTGAATTTAAATGGGTAGTTAATTAGTGTTTCTTTTGAATAAGTAAGTTCAAAAGTAATTTTAGAAGTAGTTTTATTAACAATAGAAAACTCTAAGTCTCTAGCAAACCCATGTTGAGGTAATTCATAAAATTCACCATTTATTTTATAGGTATTACCTTTTAATTTACCAACAATTGGAAATAAAATAGGAGCATGACGTTTCCAAAAAGTTGCATCACCATTCCATAAATAATTTAACTTAGTTTCTTTAGAGTATATTTTAGTTAGCTCTGCACCTAATTTTTTAAATTGAATAGTTAGATATTCGTTTTCTAATGTAATCATTATTTTAATAAACAGATTTTAATTAAAGGTATAAAATAAAAACATAAACACCTTAGTAATGTTTGGTGTTTATGTTTTTAACACATATTAATATTGAATTGTGCATACTTTATAAAGTAAAGATAGTGGTATAAATAAGTTGATTAAGTTTTTATTCCAATTTAAACTTCCCTATATGATTAGCAATATCTCCACCAATGTATATGTAACCATTATGTTCTTCAATTGAACTGGCTTCAGCTACAAATTTACCTGTAGTATCATAATATGTTTTTAATATATCTCCTTTTTTACTTACGTGCATAATCATTCCAAAAGAAGCTACTTTAGGTTGTAACCAAAGAGGAAGGCCATAAACAATTTTCTTAAGTAGTGGGCTAGGCTGTATCTTATCTAACATATCATCTCTTTTAGTAGAAAAACCAAGCCAAAAACTACCATCTTTCCTTCTTGAAATTCCGTTTGGAAATCCAGGTAAATTTTCTAAAAAGATATCTGTTTTCCCTTTATTATCACCTTTCAGCCAGTATCTAATTATACGATATTTAGTTAAGTCTACCATTAAAACAAACTCATCATTTTCAGATACAGCAACCCCATTACCAAAATAAGAGCCATCAATTAAAGTCTTAACATTTTTTGTAATTGGATTAAAACTATAAAGACCACCATCTGGCTTAACTTCCATTAAGATTTTCCAAATATGTTTTCTGCTAAAGGATATTTTTGATGATGTATTTGAAAAATAAATGATTCCATCGCTTGCAATATCTACATCATTAGGGATTATAAATTTATTACCTTTTTCATCTTCTTTGGCTAAAGTTGTTATTTGGCCTTTTTTATCAATACTTATTAGTCCTCTTTTTAAATCGCAGGCTATGAGGTTTTCATTTTTATCAAAATGTAATCCAGCTACCCAAGATTGAGTATTACAAAAAACGGATATTTTTCCTGTAGTGTCAATTTTTAAAATTCTCCCATCTGTGAAATCTGTTTCTGTAATATGAACACCACAATATAGATTTCCTTGGCTATCTATTGCTATGTCTTCAGGTCCGTACCAACCATTTAAATTTACTTTTTTTGTTGTTTTTAGTAATTCGTTTTTTGAGAAAACACCGTTAAATTTAGGGTTTACTGGTGGCTTCCAAGCAGAAGGTTTTAGAGAACAAGCTTTAAATAAAATACTAGTTATAAAAAGAACTATTGCGGTGGTAATTGATACTTTAATTATAGAAGTAAACTTCATTGTATTTTTGTTTTAGATTTATTAAAACAAAGAAACAATAGGTATAAAGTACCTGCATTGATATTTGTTAAGAAATAGTAATTTCCTTTCTAACTCTACTAAGAGATTCAGGCGCAATTCCAAGAAAACTTGCTATTTGATGTTGCGGTACTCTTTGGACAATTTTTTTATTATACTTTTTTATAAAATCTAAGTATTTCTCTTTAGCGGTTTTTGTTTGCATAGTAGAAGTTCTCTCAAGAGCACACAAATAATTTTTTTCAGCTAAAATTCTACCTAACTTTTCAAAATTTGCTGATTTGGTATATAATTCCGACAAAGAATAATATGATAATTCATAAACGCAACTATCTTCAATAGTTTCTAAAATTTCTAAAGAAGGAGTTTGATTTATAAAGCTAGAAAATATAGATATGAATTGGTTATCACATGAAAAATAAGAATTGATTTCTTTGCCATCTAGAAAATAATAAGACCTTAGTAATCCAGAATCAATAAAATATAAGTTTTTAGCAATACTTCCTTCTTTAATGATTAATGTTTTAGCTTTTACGTCTCTCTTTTTTAAAAGAGATTTAAAAACACCCCACTCATTATCTGTTAAACCAATAAGTTCTTCTAGTATTTTATGTAATTCATTCATTTTTGAATAAAATCTAGTTTGTTAATAACAATGCAATTTTCTTTATAAAGAATAGCTACTATTAAAACTATTACTTTAATAGTAGCTATCCTATTCTGGTTCCGTTTTTAATATTTCGTTCAGGAGCTATAAGAGTTACTTCCTTATTCTCACCAATTCCACCTAAAACTAAACATTCACTCATCATAGTTGCTATTTGTTTTTTAGGAAAATTAATAACAGCAATTACTTGATTACCAATTAATTCTTCAGGGGTATATAGTTTTGTTATTTGAGCTGACGTTTTCTTGATTCCATATTCACCAAAATCTATTTGCATTTTGTAAGCAGGATTTTTAACTTCTTTAAATATTTCTGCAGTTATAATAGTACCAATTCGCATTTCAACTTTTGTGAAATCACTCCATGTTAATTCGTTATTTTGAATGTTATTCATTGTTTGTGTTTTAAGCTATTTTATTAGTACAAGTATTTATAGTTTATATATTTAATAATCTTTTAGCAGCGCTAAACGGTGATGTTTTTCCATTTTCTAATTTTGAAATTTCAGTACTTAGTAATTTTGAAACTTCTGGGTTGTTGTAAAAATTTGCTTTTAATTGTTGGTTAATGGTTTCTAATAACCAATATTTATTTTGAATATTTCTTTTTGATTTAAAAAAAGAAGTGCTTTTAGCCTCAGAAATATAATCATTGATCATTTTATAAATATTATCAATTCCTTGATGTTTAAGAGCACTTGCTACTAAAACTTTAGGAACCCATCCATTTTCTTTAGGAGGGTATAAATGAAGTGCTCTAGTAAACTCAACTTTGGCAATTTTAGCATTTTTAGCATTATCTCCATCGGCCTTATTAATAACAATTGCATCTGCCATTTCAATAATACCACGTTTTATTCCTTGAAGTTCATCACCAGCACCAGCTAATTTTAAAAGTAAAAAGAAATCTACCATAGAATGTACAGCAGTTTCTGATTGTCCAACACCAACAGTTTCTATAATTATACTATCAAAACCAGCAGCTTCACATAAAATAATACTTTCTCGAGTTTTTTGAGCCACACCACCCAATGAAGTTCCAGAAGGAGAAGGGCGTATAAAAGCGTTTTTATCGGTAACTAACTCTTCCATTCTAGTTTTATCTCCTAAAATACTACCTTTATTTATAGAACTGCTTGGATCTACAGCTAATACAGCAACCTTTTTACCTAAGGAAGTTAAATGTTTTCCAAATGACTCAATAAAAGTACTTTTCCCTACACCTGGAACCCCAGTAATACCAATCCTAACAGAGTTATTGGCATGAGGTAAACAAGCATCTAAAATTTCATTGGCTTTTTTTTGGTGCTTTGGATTAGTGCTTTCAATCAAGGTAATGGCTCTACTTAAAAAAGTAATATCACCAGCTAAAATGTTTTTTATAAATTTATTAGCAGAAGTTTGTTTTCTTCTGTTTAATTTAATTTTTTGAGCAGATTTTTTACTGGTAGTTTCAGGTTGAGAAACTCCATCTTTTTCAGAGAGTGCCGATTTGTTTTTTTTAATCATTAAAGTAAAAACGAATTATTAATGTAAATTTAAAAATAAATTTTTAGCTAAAATGCAACACTCCTAAAAAAGAATCGTCTTTAGGGCAAGAAATTAAAAATGAAACCAACTAAACAGCTACATCAATCTATTATTGAGGCTTGTAAGCAAAATAATGCAAAGGCACAAATGCAGTTGTATGATTTGTATTATGAAGCTATGTATACAGTAGCGTTGAGGTATGTAAAAGATTCTTTTGAAGCAGAAGATATAATGCAAGATGCCTTTATTAAAGCTTTTAGAAAAATATATTTATATAAAGAAGAAGTCGCTTTTGGAGCTTGGTTAAAAAGAATTGTAATTAATCAAAGTATTGATTGGTTAAAAAAAAGGAAGTTAACTCTAGTTTCTATAAATGAAGAAGTAACTTCGATAGAAGAAAATGATGATTGGAACGTAGGGATGAATATATCGTATAATGATATTGTTAGTAGTATAGATAAATTAAAAGAAAAATATAGAGTTGTGTTAAGTTTATATTTATTAGAAGGATATGATCATAAAGAAATTTCTCAGATTTTAGAAATATCAGAAGTTACTTCTAGAACACATTTAATGAGAGGAAAGAAAAAGGTGCAAGAACAATTAAAAAACGTGTATTATGGATAAAGATATTAGAGATATATTAAAAAATAATACAAATAATAATGTTGAAATATCATCTAAACATCGTGTACGATTTCAACAAAAATTATTGAGTGAATTACACGAAAAACCAAGTAAGGTAAAAAAATATAAGTGGTTATATGTTGCAGCATCAATTGTTTTGTTAGTAGGAGTAGGAATCAAATTTTCTACAACAAACATTGAAGGAGAATCTTTACCAAAAATAACAAATTCAGTAGAGTTAAATAATGATTCACAAATTAGTTTAGGAAGCATCTCTCCTGAATTAAAAACAATAGAATCATATTACATAAATACAATTAATTACGAATTAAGTCAGTTAGAATTAACAAAAGAAAATAAAGAATTATTTGATGGTTATTTAACCCAATTAGGGTTGTTAACTAAAGAATATAAGTCGTTAACCCAAGAGCTCAACAAAAAAGGAATTAACGATGATACTATCAATGCATTGATTGGAAACTTGCAAATGCGTTTACAGCTGTTAAAACGTATGCAAAAACAATTACATGAATTTAAAAATCCAAATCAAAATGACACTCAAACCATTTAAAATAAGTGTATTTTTATTACTGATAACAAGTTCCTTGTTGGCTCAGAAAGTAGAAAAAAAGTTTAATGAAAAATTTTATACTAATAAAGATGTAGAAATAGATATTAATGCTTCAAATGCTGAAATAGAGGTGACTACCTGGAATAAAAATGAAGTTGCTGTAGAGGCTACAATTGAAATAGAAGGTATAGATAAAAAAGAAGCAGAAAAGTATTTGAAAAGATGGAACTTTGAAGCTTTAGGTAATAAAAGTACTGTTAAGATAAAAGCAAATAGTAATAGCTTTCACTCAATAGGGAATGATAATATATTTTTTTATAATTCATCTGGGAATACTAATTTTCCTAAAGGAACAGTATACAACTTAAGCAATAATAATGATCATAATTTATTTGTGCTTCCTGAAATAGAACTGGAAGATTTTAACATTGACATTGATGATGCTATGAAGGGGCTAGAGAATATTGAATTTGATTTTGATAAATATTCAAAAGATGGAGATACTTATTTTTTTCAATGGAAAGATGGAGTGAATAATGTTACTATAAAATCAAAAAAGGAATGGGAAAAGTTTAAAAAAACGAAAGAATATAAAAAGTTTAAGAAACAGCAAGAAAAAAGAAAAAAAACATTAAAAAAACGTTCAAAAGCATTAAAAAAGAAACGCTTAGAAAAAAGAGAGGCGTTAGCAAAAGCAAGAAAAGAGCTTAGAAAGATTAATAGGGTTGAAGTGAAAAAAGCATTAGAATTAGCGAGAAAACAGCTTAAAAACACTCAATTAAGTTACTCATACATTACTAATAGTAAAGGAAATGATTTAATGATTAATGGAAAGAAAGTTAAAATAGTAAAAAAAATAAAAGTAAAGGTTCCTAAGAATGCCACATTTAATTTAAATACTCGCCATTGCAAGGTTAAATTACCTAAAACAAAGGTAAACGGAAAAGTAAGTTATGGTAACTTCAAAGCAGATGCTTTAAACGGAGGTAAATTGAATATTTCGTTTTCACCAGTAAAAATTAATTCATTAAATACAAGTACATTGTTTTTAAATAATGTAACCGATGCTAAAATAGCATCGGTTACTAACACAGTTGTAAATTCAAAATCTTCT belongs to Tenacibaculum sp. MAR_2010_89 and includes:
- a CDS encoding RNA polymerase sigma factor, translating into MKPTKQLHQSIIEACKQNNAKAQMQLYDLYYEAMYTVALRYVKDSFEAEDIMQDAFIKAFRKIYLYKEEVAFGAWLKRIVINQSIDWLKKRKLTLVSINEEVTSIEENDDWNVGMNISYNDIVSSIDKLKEKYRVVLSLYLLEGYDHKEISQILEISEVTSRTHLMRGKKKVQEQLKNVYYG
- the meaB gene encoding methylmalonyl Co-A mutase-associated GTPase MeaB, encoding MIKKNKSALSEKDGVSQPETTSKKSAQKIKLNRRKQTSANKFIKNILAGDITFLSRAITLIESTNPKHQKKANEILDACLPHANNSVRIGITGVPGVGKSTFIESFGKHLTSLGKKVAVLAVDPSSSINKGSILGDKTRMEELVTDKNAFIRPSPSGTSLGGVAQKTRESIILCEAAGFDSIIIETVGVGQSETAVHSMVDFFLLLKLAGAGDELQGIKRGIIEMADAIVINKADGDNAKNAKIAKVEFTRALHLYPPKENGWVPKVLVASALKHQGIDNIYKMINDYISEAKSTSFFKSKRNIQNKYWLLETINQQLKANFYNNPEVSKLLSTEISKLENGKTSPFSAAKRLLNI